From Triticum urartu cultivar G1812 chromosome 2, Tu2.1, whole genome shotgun sequence, a single genomic window includes:
- the LOC125535784 gene encoding probable membrane-associated 30 kDa protein, chloroplastic: MLLSVRRLPAAPSRPAAHPHISPAPPTLRLRRQHGQVAVAMTRTASTAPVINSHIFSAPLTAKFRLRRQSNVKRYKCNVIRSNLFDRLTRVARSYANAVISSFEDPEKILDQAVLEMNDDLIKMRQATAQVLASQKRLENKYTAAKQADADWYRRAQLALQKGDEELAREALKRRKSYADNASSLKTQLDQQRSVVENLVSNTKLLESKIAEARQKKDTLKARAQSAKTATKVSEMLGNVNTSSALSAFEKMEEKVMTMESQAEALGQLGADDLEGKFAMLETTSVDDDLAQMRKELSGSSLKGELPQGRSATPRDRDIERELNELREKANDY; the protein is encoded by the exons ATGCTCCTCTCGGTGCGCCGCCTGCCCGCCGCTCCGTCCCGCCCCGCGGCCCACCCGCACATCTCCCCTGCGCCGCCCACCCTCCGGCTCCGGCGACAACATGGTCAAGTGGCGGTGGCGATGACGAGGACGGCGTCAACGGCGCCTGTG ATAAATTCGCATATCTTCTCGGCCCCCCTCACGGCAAAATTCAGGCTCCGTCGCCAATCAAATGTCAAGAGATATAAGTGCAATGTCATACGGAGTAATCTCTTCGATAGATTAACCAGGGTTGCCAGG TCCTATGCAAATGCAGTTATTAGTTCATTTGAAGACCCCGAGAAGATCCTAGATCAGGCGGTTCTGGAGATGAATGATGATTTAATAAAGATGCGGCAAGCCACTGCACAG GTCTTGGCATCTCAAAAGCGGCTTGAGAACAAGTACACAGCTGCTAAACAAGCTGATGCTGACTG GTATCGGAGGGCTCAGCTTGCTCTTCAAAAGGGTGATGAGGAGCTTGCACGTGAAGCCCTGAAACGACGTAAATCATATGCT GACAATGCAAGCTCCTTAAAGACCCAGCTTGATCAGCAGAGGAGTGTTGTTGAAAATCTTGTTTCAAATACCAAG CTTCTTGAGAGCAAAATAGCAGAGGCCAGGCAGAAAAAGGATACCCTAAAAGCCCGTGCTCAATCAGCCAA AACTGCAACAAAAGTGAGTGAAATGTTGGGGAATGTGAATACAAGTAGTGCTCTGTCTGCATTTGAGAAAATGGAGGAAAAAG TTATGACGATGGAATCCCAAGCCGAGGCACTTGGTCAGTTAGGAGCAGATGATCTAGAAGGAAAG TTCGCTATGCTGGAGACTACATCGGTTGATGATGATCTTGCACAAATGAGAAAAGAACTGTCTGGAAGCTCTTTG AAAGGTGAACTTCCTCAAGGTAGAAGCGCTACTCCTCGAGACAGGGATATCGAGAGGGAGTTAAATGAGCTGCGGGAGAAGGCCAACGATTATTAG
- the LOC125535785 gene encoding momilactone A synthase-like gives MFLAMQAVLRRNAVAGPAALARFVSHCGYSTASNSQRLAGKVAVITGAASGIGKATAAEFVRNGAKVILADIQDDLGRAVAAQLGPDAAYARCDVTDEAQVAAAVDLAVARHGRLDIMHNHAGVTGRVVMDSVGSLDLADFDRTMATNARSAVAGIKHAARVMVPRRSGCIICTASTAGVLGGIIAPTYGVSKAAVIGAVRAFAGELGRHGVRVNAISPHGIATQFGLRGLAQLFPEAGEEEMRRMVEAGMNEMGGGTVLEVEDIARAAVYLASDEAKYVNGHNLVVDGGCTVWKGANKPAPAQ, from the exons ATGTTCCTAGCGATGCAGGCCGTCCTCAG gaGAAATGCCGTTGCTGGGCCGGCCGCGCTGGCTCGCTTCGTCAGCCACTGTGGCTACTCCACGGCCTCCAACTCCCAAAGGTTGGCCGGGAAGGTGGCCGTGATCACCGGTGCCGCCAGCGGCATCGGCAAGGCGACGGCCGCGGAGTTCGTCAGGAACGGCGCCAAGGTCATCCTCGCCGACATCCAGGACGACCTCggccgcgccgtcgccgcccagCTCGGCCCGGACGCGGCCTACGCCCGCTGCGACGTCACGGACGAGGCGCAGGTCGCTGCGGCCGTCGACCTCGCGGTGGCGCGCCATGGCCGGCTCGACATCATGCACAACCACGCCGGCGTCACCGGGCGGGTGGTCATGGACTCCGTCGGGTCCCTCGACCTCGCCGACTTCGACCGCACCATGGCCACCAACGCCCGGTCCGCCGTCGCCGGGATCAAGCACGCGGCGCGCGTGATGGTGCCGCGCCGGAGCGGGTGCATCATCTGCACGGCGAGCACCGCGGGGGTGCTGGGCGGCATCATCGCGCCCACGTACGGCGTCTCCAAGGCCGCCGTCATCGGCGCCGTGCGCGCCTTTGCCGGGGAGCTGGGGCGCCACGGGGTGCGCGTGAACGCCATCTCGCCGCACGGCATCGCCACGCAGTTCgggctgcgcgggctggcacagCTGTTCCCGGAGGCGGGCGAGGAGGAGATGCGACGGATGGTGGAGGCGGGCATGAACGAGATGGGCGGCGGGACGGTGCTGGAGGTGGAGGACATCGCCAGGGCCGCCGTGTACCTGGCGTCCGACGAGGCCAAGTACGTCAACGGGCACAACCTCGTCGTCGACGGCGGGTGCACGGTGTGGAAGGGGGCCAACAAGCCGGCACCGGCGCAGTAA